A stretch of the Archangium violaceum genome encodes the following:
- a CDS encoding YicC/YloC family endoribonuclease — protein sequence MLKSMTGFGAGRARVGDEEFSVELRSLNHKFCEVKARLPRELAALESAVTKQVKDRLARGSVEVFIKRQTATAAGTVPVVDVALAREYARAFREVAEALGMMAEVSWTHVSNQPGVMRLEERGMDVESAAQAVQAALEQALGALERMRQVEGEAIHADLEARLGLIERWSREVAALAPRSVEEYRQRLAERVAELARGISVDEQRLAQEVAVFAERTDIAEEMTRLASHLEQFRQLMAGSEPAGRRMDFLVQEMHREVNTTGSKSQHAEISSRVVSMKAEVERIREQVQNVE from the coding sequence ATGTTGAAGAGCATGACCGGGTTTGGAGCGGGACGAGCGCGAGTGGGGGACGAGGAGTTCTCCGTGGAGCTGCGCTCCCTCAACCACAAATTCTGCGAGGTGAAGGCGCGGCTGCCGAGGGAGCTGGCGGCGCTGGAGTCGGCGGTGACGAAGCAGGTGAAGGACCGACTCGCCCGCGGCTCGGTGGAGGTCTTCATCAAGAGGCAGACGGCGACGGCGGCCGGGACGGTGCCGGTGGTGGATGTGGCTCTGGCGCGGGAGTATGCGCGGGCCTTCCGTGAGGTCGCCGAGGCACTCGGGATGATGGCCGAGGTGTCCTGGACCCATGTGTCCAACCAGCCAGGGGTGATGCGGCTGGAGGAGCGGGGCATGGACGTGGAGTCGGCGGCGCAGGCGGTACAGGCGGCGTTGGAGCAGGCGCTCGGCGCGTTGGAGCGGATGCGGCAGGTGGAGGGAGAGGCGATCCACGCGGACCTTGAGGCGAGGCTCGGGCTCATCGAGCGCTGGAGCCGGGAGGTCGCCGCGCTGGCACCCCGTTCAGTGGAGGAGTACCGCCAGCGGCTGGCCGAACGCGTAGCGGAGCTGGCCCGAGGCATCTCCGTGGACGAGCAGCGGCTCGCTCAGGAAGTAGCCGTCTTCGCCGAGCGGACGGACATTGCCGAGGAGATGACGCGGCTGGCCAGTCACCTCGAGCAGTTCCGCCAGTTGATGGCGGGGAGCGAGCCGGCGGGCCGCCGCATGGACTTCCTCGTGCAGGAGATGCACCGCGAGGTGAACACCACTGGCTCGAAGAGCCAGCACGCGGAGATCTCCTCGCGAGTGGTATCGATGAAGGCTGAAGTCGAGCGCATCCGCGAACAGGTCCAGAACGTCGAATGA
- a CDS encoding Trm112 family protein: MPLPDWLLATLACPKCKGTLPPPLPLPLGEGRGEGMRAPSTNPMNPPLEELHCENCRLAYPIRDGVPELLPEESRPLPSSGS; encoded by the coding sequence ATGCCACTTCCGGACTGGCTGCTCGCGACGCTGGCATGCCCGAAGTGCAAGGGCACGCTGCCCCCCCCACTCCCTCTCCCACTGGGAGAGGGTCGGGGTGAGGGTATGCGAGCCCCGAGTACGAATCCTATGAACCCCCCTCTGGAGGAACTGCACTGCGAGAACTGCCGTCTCGCGTACCCCATCCGGGACGGAGTTCCGGAACTGTTGCCCGAAGAATCGCGCCCACTCCCAAGCTCAGGGAGTTGA
- a CDS encoding M4 family metallopeptidase, whose amino-acid sequence MMGACTESNAPAGNKPEATRTLASALGTNVVDADEAGVARFITGELGNVPELASPGAALTTDLGPTLASIAPQFRLDPANLVLKRAYTDAQGDTHLRYGVRHNGRAIYGGELRLHARGGKIFAANTNIRGDLKGPEKATIAPEAAISAAEQDRSAPKSSRIAGEPELFYYRSGDKLLLVYEVRQTGEQADGTPVDDSVLVDAADGSFVARIPHVHTAGLSRKMYDGKNLTTLPGTLARTEGQAPVADAIVNENYDHLGTVYNCYNSLFGRDSIDNAGATLISTVHHRVKYVNAFWDGTQMVYGDGDEVTAINLAKSLDVTAHELTHAVTDYESELIYSGESGGLNESMSDIFGAVCEWYGDGKVVSAETWLVGDDIWTPATPGDALRYMANPTQDGDSLDYYPDYYSGVDVHYSSGISNLAFYLLSQGGTHPTGKTTTAVEGIGIEKAARIFYKANADIMTASTTFEQAKIATEQAAQQLGYDAATIASVSNAWKAVGVGVPIPPPASTPVEKNVPVSDIAGSKGSKTYYSFQVPEGAYDLSVSISGGTGDADMYVRFNSAPTTSQYDCRPYKSGNAETCAFAAPSQGTWYVMLNGYNAYSGVTLTVTWKGGYIPLERGVQLDGLSGIAGSDQIYKLEVPANPNGSLRNIHIRIFGGSGNADLYVQHGSAPSLFEYDCRDVKDHNTENCNLNNARPGNYYIKLFGAKGGYENLSLRADYN is encoded by the coding sequence ATGATGGGAGCGTGCACCGAGAGCAACGCGCCCGCGGGCAACAAGCCCGAGGCCACCCGGACGCTCGCGTCCGCCCTCGGCACCAACGTCGTGGATGCCGACGAGGCGGGCGTGGCCCGCTTCATCACCGGCGAGCTGGGCAACGTACCGGAGCTCGCGTCCCCTGGCGCCGCGCTCACCACGGACCTCGGCCCCACGCTGGCGAGCATCGCGCCCCAGTTCCGGCTCGACCCGGCCAACCTCGTCCTCAAGCGCGCCTACACGGACGCCCAGGGTGACACCCACCTGCGCTATGGCGTGCGCCACAACGGCCGGGCCATCTACGGCGGCGAGCTGCGCCTGCACGCGCGCGGCGGGAAGATCTTCGCGGCCAATACCAACATCCGCGGCGACCTGAAGGGCCCGGAGAAGGCGACCATCGCCCCCGAGGCCGCCATCTCCGCGGCCGAGCAGGACCGCTCGGCCCCCAAGTCCTCCCGCATCGCGGGTGAGCCGGAGCTCTTCTACTACCGCTCCGGCGACAAGCTCCTCCTGGTCTACGAGGTCCGCCAGACCGGTGAGCAGGCCGATGGCACCCCCGTGGATGACTCGGTGCTCGTGGACGCCGCCGATGGCTCCTTCGTCGCGCGCATCCCCCACGTGCACACCGCCGGCCTCAGCCGGAAGATGTACGACGGAAAGAACCTGACCACCCTGCCGGGCACCCTGGCCCGCACCGAGGGTCAGGCGCCCGTGGCCGATGCGATCGTCAACGAGAACTACGATCACCTCGGCACGGTCTACAACTGCTACAACAGCCTGTTCGGCCGTGACTCCATCGACAACGCGGGCGCCACGCTCATCAGTACGGTGCACCACCGCGTCAAGTACGTGAACGCGTTCTGGGACGGCACCCAGATGGTGTACGGCGACGGCGACGAGGTCACCGCCATCAACCTGGCCAAGTCGCTCGACGTCACCGCGCACGAGCTGACCCACGCCGTGACGGACTACGAGTCGGAGCTCATCTACTCGGGTGAGTCCGGCGGCCTCAACGAGTCCATGTCCGACATCTTCGGCGCCGTGTGCGAGTGGTACGGCGACGGCAAGGTCGTCAGCGCCGAGACCTGGCTGGTGGGTGACGACATCTGGACGCCGGCCACCCCGGGCGACGCCCTGCGCTACATGGCCAACCCCACCCAGGACGGCGACTCGCTGGACTACTACCCGGACTACTACTCCGGCGTGGACGTGCACTACAGCTCGGGCATCTCCAACCTGGCCTTCTACCTGCTGAGCCAGGGCGGCACGCACCCCACGGGCAAGACGACCACGGCGGTGGAGGGCATCGGTATCGAGAAGGCCGCGCGCATCTTCTACAAGGCCAACGCCGACATCATGACGGCCAGCACCACGTTCGAGCAGGCGAAGATCGCCACCGAGCAGGCCGCGCAGCAGCTCGGCTACGACGCGGCCACCATCGCCTCCGTCTCCAACGCCTGGAAGGCCGTGGGCGTGGGCGTGCCCATCCCTCCTCCGGCCAGCACCCCGGTCGAGAAGAACGTCCCCGTGTCCGATATCGCCGGCTCCAAGGGATCCAAGACGTACTACAGCTTCCAGGTGCCCGAGGGTGCGTATGATCTGAGCGTCAGCATCAGCGGCGGCACCGGTGACGCGGACATGTACGTGCGCTTCAACAGCGCGCCGACCACCAGCCAGTACGACTGCCGCCCCTACAAGTCCGGCAACGCGGAGACCTGCGCCTTCGCCGCCCCGTCCCAGGGCACCTGGTATGTGATGCTCAACGGCTACAACGCCTACTCCGGCGTGACGCTGACCGTGACCTGGAAGGGTGGCTACATCCCCCTCGAGCGCGGCGTGCAGCTGGACGGCCTCTCCGGCATCGCGGGCTCGGATCAGATCTACAAGCTCGAGGTTCCCGCCAACCCCAACGGCAGCCTCCGCAACATCCACATCCGCATCTTCGGCGGCTCCGGCAACGCGGACCTCTACGTGCAGCACGGCTCCGCGCCCAGCCTGTTCGAGTACGACTGCCGCGACGTGAAGGATCACAACACCGAGAACTGCAACCTCAACAACGCCCGCCCCGGCAACTACTACATCAAGCTCTTCGGGGCGAAGGGCGGGTACGAGAACCTCTCGCTCCGCGCTGACTACAACTGA
- a CDS encoding PHP domain-containing protein gives MKPAVLAGKLLRALLGLVLLVLGMAGFFTLAASYVEYPVVPSLAEGPGWLRGAFHVHTTRSDGRGTVEEVAAAAKAAGLRFVVLTDHNDFTPREPVFLDGVLLVPGVEISTAHGHLVAFGMQRPLEGVRPWMDGGEAEAAVEKAGGVSVLAHPVQERNPWRHEEAARRADGFELYSADTFFRDALRHPFSRLLPAVGASFSNPVHGVMLLVEPGPEPMARLLELERGKPRVALCSHDAHGLPRYEDVFRALAMYLPDTRELPGDARAAAELVVKGLARGGAVCAFRALGEPEGFALEGLSTGSREAHVGDVLTVRLPPGVGDQVRVEVRGAGRLRPDGRSVELVEEGSVQVEAWVRAPGRFFGTQWRPWLVPSPVRVLRTTPSPSGRGKG, from the coding sequence GTGAAGCCGGCGGTGCTTGCGGGCAAGCTGCTCCGGGCGCTGCTGGGGCTGGTGCTGCTGGTGCTGGGGATGGCGGGGTTCTTCACCCTCGCGGCCTCGTACGTCGAGTATCCGGTGGTGCCCTCCCTGGCAGAGGGACCCGGGTGGCTGCGCGGGGCCTTCCATGTGCACACCACGCGCTCGGACGGGCGGGGCACGGTGGAGGAGGTGGCCGCGGCGGCGAAGGCGGCGGGGCTGCGCTTCGTGGTGCTCACGGACCACAACGATTTCACCCCGCGGGAGCCCGTCTTCCTGGACGGGGTGTTGCTGGTGCCGGGCGTGGAGATCTCGACGGCCCATGGCCACCTCGTGGCGTTCGGAATGCAGCGTCCGCTGGAGGGGGTGCGGCCGTGGATGGACGGAGGGGAGGCGGAGGCGGCGGTGGAGAAGGCGGGTGGTGTGAGCGTGCTCGCGCACCCGGTGCAGGAGCGCAACCCCTGGCGCCACGAGGAGGCCGCGCGGCGGGCGGATGGCTTCGAACTCTACTCCGCGGACACGTTCTTCCGGGACGCGCTGCGCCATCCCTTCAGCCGGTTGCTGCCCGCGGTGGGCGCGTCTTTCAGCAATCCGGTGCACGGGGTGATGCTGCTCGTCGAGCCGGGGCCCGAGCCCATGGCACGGTTGCTGGAGCTCGAGCGGGGAAAACCGCGGGTGGCGCTGTGCTCGCACGACGCGCACGGGCTTCCGCGCTACGAGGACGTCTTCCGAGCGTTGGCGATGTACCTGCCGGACACCCGGGAGCTACCGGGGGACGCACGGGCCGCGGCGGAACTGGTGGTGAAGGGGCTCGCGAGAGGCGGAGCGGTGTGCGCCTTCCGGGCGTTGGGCGAGCCGGAGGGCTTCGCACTGGAGGGCCTGTCCACCGGGAGCCGGGAGGCGCACGTAGGCGACGTGCTCACGGTGCGCCTGCCGCCAGGGGTGGGGGACCAGGTCCGAGTCGAGGTCCGGGGAGCGGGGCGGTTGAGACCGGATGGCAGGTCGGTGGAACTGGTGGAAGAAGGATCGGTGCAGGTGGAGGCGTGGGTGCGAGCACCGGGACGCTTCTTCGGCACACAGTGGCGGCCGTGGCTCGTCCCGAGCCCGGTACGGGTACTGCGCACCACCCCCTCTCCCTCCGGGAGAGGGAAAGGGTGA
- a CDS encoding glycosyltransferase family 9 protein produces MVWHKRLELWAKLALALVASSLLWRPGRRRKVGAPLPSPRRVLLVRIDNRVGEALLTTPLLSTLKASPQPPEVHVLVHSKVARVIAGHPEADRIIPFNRRLLWLGPLAPGIRDLRREHYDVVVDCANWSTPSVTSALISRLVGPRSIVIGPRMWPVHYLHSLSVPARSDTNREVLQRVHLLSPLLESPPHELMSFRAPQVSEKFRAWLEAGSGSPRAVVNPGGRLGWRRIPPEAFASAARALIASGRTPIVTWGPGEEGLARTVVAAAPGAQLAPPTNIDELAALMRSAGLTVCNNTGPMHLSVAIGAPTLGLFLRMDMDRWGHPYPPHRMVDLTPVVDSGGDLQARVFEEVRAFAHGFSARDSSTP; encoded by the coding sequence ATGGTCTGGCACAAGCGGCTCGAGTTGTGGGCAAAGTTGGCACTCGCTCTCGTGGCTTCCTCCCTCCTCTGGCGCCCTGGTCGCCGGAGAAAGGTGGGAGCCCCCCTCCCCTCCCCCCGGCGCGTCCTCCTGGTTCGTATCGACAACCGGGTGGGCGAGGCGCTCCTCACCACTCCCCTCCTCAGTACCCTCAAGGCCTCGCCCCAGCCCCCGGAAGTGCACGTCCTCGTCCACTCCAAGGTCGCCCGTGTCATCGCCGGACACCCCGAGGCCGACCGGATCATCCCCTTCAACCGGCGTCTGCTCTGGCTCGGGCCCCTCGCCCCCGGCATCCGCGACCTGCGCCGCGAGCACTATGATGTCGTCGTCGACTGCGCCAACTGGTCCACCCCCTCCGTCACCTCCGCCCTCATCTCCCGGCTCGTCGGGCCTCGCTCCATCGTCATCGGCCCCCGCATGTGGCCCGTCCACTACCTCCACTCGCTCTCCGTTCCGGCCCGCTCCGATACGAATCGCGAGGTGCTCCAACGCGTGCACCTGCTCTCCCCCCTCCTGGAGAGTCCTCCCCACGAGCTGATGTCCTTCCGCGCGCCCCAGGTCAGTGAGAAGTTCCGCGCCTGGCTCGAGGCCGGCTCCGGCTCCCCTCGCGCTGTCGTCAACCCTGGCGGAAGGCTCGGCTGGCGCCGCATTCCTCCCGAGGCCTTCGCCTCCGCCGCTCGCGCGTTGATCGCCTCCGGGCGAACCCCCATCGTCACCTGGGGGCCCGGTGAGGAGGGACTCGCTCGCACCGTCGTGGCCGCCGCCCCAGGCGCCCAGCTCGCTCCACCCACCAACATCGACGAGCTCGCCGCCCTCATGCGCTCCGCCGGTCTCACCGTCTGCAACAACACCGGCCCCATGCACCTGTCCGTCGCCATCGGCGCACCGACCCTCGGCCTCTTCCTCCGCATGGACATGGACCGCTGGGGACACCCCTACCCTCCCCATCGCATGGTCGACCTCACCCCCGTCGTCGACTCGGGTGGCGACCTCCAGGCTCGCGTCTTCGAGGAGGTTCGAGCCTTCGCCCACGGGTTTTCGGCCCGGGATTCTTCAACTCCCTGA
- a CDS encoding adenylyltransferase/cytidyltransferase family protein: protein MSTSNKVKTLSEVVEQRERWRAEGKKVALANGVFDLIHVGHVRYLEGAKQLADYLVVAVNSDASTRAYKGPGRPHIPEGERAEMVAALACTDRVLIFDEPNVRHIIRALKPDVHVKGTDYTPDTIPEADEVRAYGGRVAVAGDPKNHSTTELARRLQAERGSK, encoded by the coding sequence GTGAGCACCTCGAACAAGGTGAAGACGCTGTCGGAGGTGGTGGAGCAGCGCGAGCGCTGGAGGGCGGAGGGGAAGAAGGTGGCGCTGGCGAACGGGGTCTTCGATCTGATCCACGTGGGGCACGTACGCTACCTGGAGGGGGCGAAGCAGCTGGCGGACTACCTGGTGGTGGCGGTGAACTCGGACGCGTCGACGAGGGCGTACAAGGGACCGGGCCGGCCGCACATTCCGGAGGGGGAGAGGGCGGAGATGGTGGCGGCGCTGGCGTGTACGGACCGGGTGCTCATCTTCGACGAGCCGAACGTGCGCCACATCATCCGGGCATTGAAACCGGACGTGCACGTGAAGGGGACGGACTACACACCGGACACGATACCGGAGGCGGACGAGGTGAGGGCCTACGGGGGCCGGGTGGCGGTTGCGGGGGATCCGAAGAACCACAGCACGACGGAGCTCGCGCGGAGGCTGCAGGCGGAGCGAGGGTCGAAGTAG
- a CDS encoding bifunctional heptose 7-phosphate kinase/heptose 1-phosphate adenyltransferase, protein MAAVLPARVTPPLVQLPLVFARRKVLLVGDLVADHYIYGQTDRVSREAPVLIVRHESSEVKLGGGANVAANVRALSGRVTAVGVLGADEMGRALRKLFDEAGIELSAVSAKGVETETKTRILAGGVNTTRQQMLRLDRGQRGPLPPKLRRALVKRVEEAARDMDAVVVSDYGAGVVGEEMREALGRLAADGLPVCVDSRYSLSAFTGVTVCKPNEPELQALVGRPLRTEAELVEAGHEVVRRMKCQALLVTRGRHGMALFDAKGGVDMIPVHGAKEAVDVTGAGDTVIAAFSLGLAAGGGFGEAARLANVAGALAVQKLGTATVTRDELLGELRSAR, encoded by the coding sequence ATGGCTGCCGTGCTGCCCGCCCGAGTGACTCCTCCCCTGGTCCAACTTCCATTGGTCTTCGCGCGCCGGAAGGTGCTGTTGGTGGGGGATCTGGTCGCCGACCACTACATCTACGGTCAGACGGACCGGGTGAGCCGGGAGGCGCCGGTGCTGATCGTCCGCCACGAGTCCTCGGAGGTGAAGCTGGGGGGCGGGGCGAACGTAGCGGCGAACGTGCGAGCGCTGTCGGGACGGGTGACGGCGGTGGGGGTATTGGGGGCGGACGAGATGGGGAGGGCGCTGCGGAAGCTGTTCGACGAGGCGGGAATCGAGCTGAGCGCGGTGAGTGCGAAGGGCGTGGAGACGGAGACGAAGACGCGCATTCTGGCGGGTGGGGTGAACACGACGCGGCAGCAGATGTTGAGGCTGGATCGAGGGCAGCGGGGCCCGTTGCCGCCGAAGCTCCGCCGAGCGTTGGTGAAGCGGGTGGAGGAGGCCGCGAGGGACATGGACGCGGTGGTGGTCTCCGATTACGGCGCGGGGGTGGTGGGGGAGGAGATGCGCGAGGCCCTGGGCAGGTTGGCGGCGGACGGGCTACCGGTGTGCGTGGACAGCCGCTACAGCCTGTCGGCCTTCACCGGGGTGACGGTGTGCAAGCCGAACGAGCCGGAGCTACAGGCACTGGTGGGCCGGCCGTTGCGGACGGAAGCGGAGCTGGTGGAGGCGGGGCACGAGGTGGTGCGCCGGATGAAGTGTCAGGCGCTGCTGGTGACGAGGGGCCGGCACGGGATGGCGCTCTTCGATGCGAAGGGCGGGGTGGACATGATTCCGGTGCATGGCGCGAAGGAGGCGGTGGACGTGACGGGGGCGGGGGACACGGTGATCGCGGCCTTTTCGCTGGGGTTGGCGGCTGGGGGAGGCTTCGGGGAGGCGGCGAGGCTGGCGAACGTCGCGGGAGCGTTGGCGGTGCAGAAGCTGGGCACGGCGACGGTGACGCGGGATGAGCTACTGGGCGAGCTGAGGAGCGCGCGGTGA
- a CDS encoding glycosyltransferase, translating into MRILHLLASPFWSGPAENVALLALAQREAGHEVTVAVDRLRTEVSAEEPAVPRFDALGLLDEGGLELSVKSPPWRVWRDLRRLKARSVDVVHAHFTHDHLVARWGRPRGAVLIRSVHAPRSLRSSLPGADAYTVPSSSVITRLVGRRVRVLPPLVDPMFRPAEDREALRRELGLTGSPLVGMVSTFQPSRRHALGVEAFARLRQGHAGARLVLVGDGELVEPVRQQVRALGLEAAVTFAGYQKGETFVRWLRALDEVWVLGLGNDWSARAAAQARACGVRVVAVGEGNLPSLADVLVEEPTPEAVVEASESGTRALVAHPSNEEIAAEVLALYEQARAER; encoded by the coding sequence ATGAGAATCCTGCACCTGCTCGCGAGCCCGTTCTGGAGTGGCCCCGCGGAGAACGTGGCGTTGCTGGCGTTGGCGCAGCGCGAGGCGGGGCACGAGGTGACGGTGGCGGTGGACCGCCTGCGGACGGAGGTGTCGGCGGAGGAGCCGGCGGTGCCGCGGTTCGATGCGCTGGGGCTGCTGGACGAGGGAGGGTTGGAGCTGTCGGTGAAGTCGCCGCCGTGGAGGGTGTGGAGGGATCTGCGGCGGTTGAAGGCGCGAAGCGTGGACGTGGTGCACGCGCACTTCACGCATGATCACCTGGTGGCGAGGTGGGGACGGCCGAGGGGCGCGGTGTTGATCCGCTCGGTGCACGCGCCGAGGTCGCTCAGGAGCTCGCTGCCGGGAGCGGACGCGTACACGGTGCCGTCGTCCTCGGTGATCACGAGGCTGGTGGGCCGGCGGGTGAGGGTGTTGCCGCCGCTGGTGGATCCGATGTTCCGACCGGCGGAGGATCGGGAGGCGCTGAGGCGGGAGTTGGGGCTGACGGGCTCGCCATTGGTGGGGATGGTGTCGACCTTCCAGCCTTCGCGGCGGCACGCGCTCGGGGTGGAGGCGTTCGCGAGGCTGCGCCAGGGACACGCCGGAGCGAGACTGGTGCTGGTGGGGGACGGGGAGCTGGTGGAGCCGGTGCGCCAGCAGGTGCGCGCGTTGGGGCTGGAGGCGGCGGTGACCTTCGCGGGGTACCAGAAGGGCGAGACGTTCGTGCGTTGGCTGCGAGCGCTGGACGAGGTGTGGGTGCTGGGGCTGGGGAACGACTGGAGCGCGAGGGCCGCGGCGCAGGCGAGGGCCTGTGGGGTGCGCGTGGTGGCGGTGGGGGAGGGCAACCTGCCGTCGTTGGCGGACGTGCTGGTGGAGGAGCCGACGCCCGAGGCGGTGGTGGAGGCCTCGGAGTCGGGGACGAGGGCGCTGGTGGCGCACCCGAGCAACGAGGAGATCGCCGCGGAAGTGCTCGCGCTGTACGAGCAGGCGAGGGCGGAGCGGTGA
- the lpxK gene encoding tetraacyldisaccharide 4'-kinase → MSEPAPRQEAPTAIERVFYPGREEDWGRKALLAPLEVLAWGYGAGVRLRGALYDAGLLRGERVEGLRVISVGNLNVGGTGKTPAVLYLAELLVREGKRVGILTRGYGRGSKAPVTFTGAGPLPSVEEAGDEPLLLARRCPEARLLVGADRRMLARRARDEFGLEVVLLDDGFQHRKLARDEDVVVVDEAVGFGNGRMLPRGPLREPLSGLNRATLFWVRAATTPGRALPLHGAPRVRTRYRPTAWVDPSGALHPPEALSGQPVLALAGLARPGGFLRTLGELGTDVRGTAFFPDHHRFSERELHEVGARAASLGARVVTTEKDLVRLPGGFETWTVRLGVEVLEGESHLRRALGLG, encoded by the coding sequence GTGAGCGAGCCGGCTCCGAGGCAGGAAGCGCCGACGGCGATCGAGCGGGTCTTCTACCCGGGGAGGGAGGAGGACTGGGGCCGGAAGGCGCTGCTGGCGCCGCTGGAGGTTCTGGCCTGGGGCTACGGGGCGGGGGTGAGGCTGAGGGGAGCGCTCTACGACGCGGGCCTGCTGCGGGGCGAGCGGGTGGAGGGATTGCGCGTCATCTCGGTGGGCAACCTGAACGTGGGAGGGACGGGGAAGACGCCGGCGGTGCTGTACCTGGCGGAGCTGCTGGTGCGGGAAGGCAAGCGGGTGGGCATCCTGACGAGAGGGTATGGGCGAGGCTCGAAGGCGCCCGTGACCTTCACGGGAGCGGGGCCGTTGCCCTCGGTGGAGGAGGCGGGGGACGAGCCGTTGCTGCTCGCGCGCCGCTGTCCCGAGGCCCGGCTGCTGGTGGGAGCGGATCGGCGGATGCTGGCGCGTCGGGCGAGGGACGAGTTCGGGCTGGAGGTGGTGCTGCTCGACGACGGCTTCCAGCACCGGAAGCTGGCGAGGGACGAGGACGTGGTGGTTGTGGACGAGGCGGTGGGCTTCGGCAACGGCCGGATGTTGCCGAGAGGCCCGTTGCGCGAGCCGCTGTCGGGCTTGAACCGGGCGACGCTCTTCTGGGTGCGAGCCGCGACGACGCCCGGGCGGGCCTTGCCATTGCACGGGGCTCCGCGGGTGCGGACGAGGTATCGGCCCACGGCGTGGGTGGATCCCTCGGGAGCGCTCCATCCTCCCGAGGCACTGTCCGGGCAGCCGGTGTTGGCGTTGGCGGGGCTTGCTCGGCCGGGGGGCTTCCTGCGGACGCTGGGCGAGCTGGGAACGGACGTGCGGGGCACGGCCTTCTTTCCGGACCATCATCGCTTCAGCGAGCGGGAGCTCCACGAGGTGGGCGCACGGGCGGCGAGCCTGGGGGCGCGAGTGGTGACGACGGAGAAGGACCTGGTGAGGCTGCCTGGGGGCTTCGAGACGTGGACGGTGCGCCTGGGGGTGGAGGTGCTCGAGGGCGAGTCGCACCTTCGCCGGGCGCTCGGGCTCGGGTAG
- a CDS encoding 3-deoxy-D-manno-octulosonic acid transferase codes for MRLLYVLASYLLFAVLFPVLSLHRKTRHGLRQRLGFYARGELPERGPGPTFWLHGASAGDLLALSPMFGPLRARFPGCRIVLSTMTNSGYMMGRERLAKQVDGVVYAPYDLWGATRRAVRAIRPDLLVLEYTEIWPNLIRAARRAGVRVALTNGRFSPAHQGKYRLLFSLIGNPLRDMDLFLMRGEDEAERVLGLGAPGERVFMTGNTKFDALAAVDVGREDEALRSALGLKVGERVWIAGSTHEGEEEHLLAVYRRLLEAHPDLRLVIAPRYIERAGRIVALAREAGLRVGLRSKGNEEGGRVVVLDTIGELSRAYGLATLVFVGGSFTKRGGQNILEPAGQGKPVLFGPHMENFRDSVQVLVGRGGIQVKDAEQLYRVMSELLAKPETVASLGELARATVRQISGASQRNVEHMARVLAERLPGSR; via the coding sequence ATGCGCCTCCTCTACGTCCTCGCCAGCTACCTGCTCTTCGCCGTGCTCTTTCCGGTGTTGTCGCTGCACCGCAAGACGCGGCACGGGCTGCGGCAGCGGCTCGGCTTCTACGCACGGGGAGAGCTGCCTGAGCGAGGACCCGGCCCGACGTTCTGGCTGCACGGGGCGAGCGCGGGGGATCTGCTGGCTCTCTCGCCGATGTTCGGCCCGCTGAGGGCGCGCTTCCCGGGGTGCCGCATCGTGCTCTCCACGATGACGAACTCGGGCTACATGATGGGGCGCGAGCGCCTGGCGAAGCAGGTGGACGGGGTGGTGTACGCGCCATACGACCTGTGGGGTGCCACGCGGCGGGCGGTGCGGGCGATACGGCCGGACCTGTTGGTGCTCGAGTACACGGAGATCTGGCCCAACCTCATCCGGGCGGCGAGGCGGGCGGGAGTGCGCGTGGCCCTGACGAACGGGCGTTTCTCTCCGGCGCACCAGGGGAAGTACCGGCTGTTGTTCTCGCTCATCGGCAATCCGCTGCGGGACATGGACCTGTTCCTGATGCGAGGGGAGGACGAGGCGGAACGGGTGTTGGGGTTGGGGGCGCCGGGCGAGCGGGTGTTCATGACGGGGAACACGAAGTTCGACGCGCTGGCGGCGGTGGATGTGGGCCGGGAGGACGAGGCGCTGCGGAGCGCGTTGGGGCTGAAGGTGGGGGAGCGGGTGTGGATCGCCGGCAGCACGCACGAGGGCGAGGAGGAGCACCTGCTGGCGGTCTATCGCCGGTTGCTGGAGGCGCACCCGGACCTGAGGCTGGTGATCGCCCCGAGGTACATCGAGCGAGCGGGGCGGATCGTCGCGTTGGCGAGGGAGGCGGGGCTGCGCGTGGGGTTGCGCTCGAAGGGGAACGAGGAGGGAGGGCGGGTGGTGGTGTTGGACACGATTGGAGAGCTGTCGAGGGCGTACGGGCTGGCGACGCTGGTGTTCGTGGGCGGGTCGTTCACGAAGCGAGGAGGGCAGAACATCCTGGAGCCAGCGGGGCAGGGGAAGCCGGTGCTGTTCGGGCCGCACATGGAGAACTTCCGGGACAGCGTGCAGGTGTTGGTGGGGAGGGGAGGCATCCAGGTGAAGGACGCGGAGCAGCTGTACCGGGTGATGTCGGAGCTGCTGGCGAAGCCGGAGACGGTGGCGTCGTTGGGGGAGCTGGCGAGGGCGACGGTGCGGCAGATTTCAGGAGCGAGCCAGCGCAACGTGGAGCACATGGCGCGAGTGCTCGCCGAGCGGCTGCCCGGGTCCCGATGA